One window of the Allosaccharopolyspora coralli genome contains the following:
- the pdxH gene encoding pyridoxamine 5'-phosphate oxidase — protein MTPEAKTTLPSMRVSYEAGALDETFLADTWHEQLQLWFDEAVGAELPEPNAMVLATADADGMPSSRTVLCKGFDERGLVLFTNYTSAKSHDLSATRVAAATFPWYAMQRQVNVRGEVEKVRSDETAEYWAQRPRGSQLGAWASPQSRVVTGRPALQSALTGIERRFADAEKVPVPPHWGGWRIRPDVVEFWQGRPDRLHDRLRFRREGESFTVERLAP, from the coding sequence ATGACGCCCGAGGCGAAGACCACGCTGCCCTCGATGCGCGTGTCCTACGAGGCCGGAGCGCTCGACGAGACGTTCCTCGCCGACACCTGGCACGAGCAACTGCAGCTCTGGTTCGACGAAGCGGTGGGCGCCGAACTGCCCGAACCGAACGCCATGGTCCTCGCCACCGCCGACGCGGACGGGATGCCGTCGTCGCGAACCGTGCTGTGCAAGGGGTTCGACGAGCGTGGGCTCGTGCTCTTCACCAACTACACCTCGGCGAAAAGCCACGACCTGTCCGCGACGCGGGTCGCGGCGGCCACGTTCCCCTGGTACGCGATGCAGCGCCAGGTCAACGTGCGCGGCGAGGTCGAGAAGGTGCGGTCCGACGAGACCGCGGAGTACTGGGCGCAGCGGCCCCGGGGTTCACAACTCGGCGCGTGGGCGTCACCGCAGTCGCGGGTGGTCACCGGACGCCCGGCCTTGCAGTCGGCGCTGACCGGCATCGAGCGTCGGTTCGCCGACGCGGAGAAGGTGCCGGTGCCGCCGCACTGGGGCGGCTGGCGGATCCGGCCGGACGTGGTGGAGTTCTGGCAGGGGCGCCCGGACCGGCTGCACGACAGGCTCCGATTCCGCCGCGAGGGCGAGTCCTTCACCGTCGAGCGCCTCGCCCCCTGA